The following nucleotide sequence is from Corylus avellana chromosome ca7, CavTom2PMs-1.0.
TAAATCCTATTTCATTTCTTAAATGTAGGAAAGTTTTTCAAAAACTCACTTGTGGTGGATTCTCATTTCCATTCCTAAACCAAAGGAAAGCTACATGTGGTGGTCATACGACCACCTCTGACCAAGACCACCTCTGACCAAGATAGAGGTAACTGTGTGGCCACCCATCTTTTTCACTGTGGGTAGCCAACCAACCACTCTAATacctagaagaaaaaaaaaatcaattttttaatttttcttaaatagtTAGTTCCTATTCTTACAAAAGTTACAGACttgttttatcaaaatattCCTATGAAGCGAAAaggtttaataaaaatattttgtattttaagttgtttgttaccatacttggaagaaaaaaaaaagtatgtttCTCTCTTAACTCTCTCTACCAAAATTtgtcagtttttattttattttaaggttAAGAGAATCAACagctttatttgttaattttttttttctctaattttttacttttaaaacaaaaatatggacAAACAACTTTCAGAgtcaaaatactcataaaaacacaaaaacaatgcaTATGTTAGCAAGCTTAGCCACCATTTCTCTTCAACAAAAGGCAGCACAAATTTCATCATCGTTTGTGACAAATGACACCTAACTTTTTCTTATAAACAACACAAGATTTGTGTTGTTTGAAggggtataattttttttttgtcgtttaGACAGCACAAATCTCTGCATCATTTAGTTGCCTCATTAGATAGCAACAATTTTATCGTCATTTATGTAATTAAGATTGGCAAAATCCATTATCATGTAAACGACAACCATTTTAGGTTCAACCTAGAAAAAAACGATTGCTTCATTTTGTAATGGACTAGGAGGACCATGATTTTCAACTGGCCTTAATACcaagttcttttgtttttggttcctTAGCAAACTGGGATTAAGATCCAATGCAATATCCTACAATAAGCCAGGGATGTATGAGTGCATGAACGAATCCCACCTATTTGACTAAGTGTTCGAACAACTTCAGCATATAGGGCTCAAATTGTTCGAACACCTCCCCAAATAGATAGAGCCCACCCGTACACTCACATACAGTGCAATAGGACAAGGGTACTGCACATAATATCTATTCTAGAGTTCAGAGaaccagttaaaaaaaaaaaaaaaaaaaaaaaaaaacttattcccAACCAAGACAAACATTCAAGGTTTCCACTGAAAGCCTATGATTCTGTTTATTGGAGTTTTCTGTTAAAAACCTGTGTTTACAGTCCGGTATGCCAATGGAGTGGGATTGTGGGATGCTATTGTTGAAAGAGATTTAAGCGATTGGAAATGGAAAATCTCTTCAAGCCACAGTTTGCAGGATTCTGCTGTGTATAATCTCTGGAAGCTTAGGAATGATCTTAAGTTGGGTAATGTTTTGCTTTATGAAGAAAAGCTTTTACAGAATGTTTGTTGGGAAATTAGGAATCGGATTGCGAGTAAAGGGCAAGCTTTATGCTCTGATTGGGGTATTTCTCACAGTTTTCTGTCGTTTGTATTGTGGGGTTGGTGGTGTGGAGCCATTTGCTGAAGTTTTGGTAGTTCTGTTGATGCTGATTCTTTTACTATTTGATGGAGTTTATGGTGGGTGGTATGCTGCTGCTGTTTTTCTTTGTGAGTTGTATagttgtttgttgttgtttggcCAGATGCAGTGATTTGTGCTCTTCtgtgtgttttgttttggcGTTTTGCCTTCGTAGCCTGTTGGCTTTGAGTTCCAGCTTGATTGCTGGAGTGTGTAGGTTTTTGGTTggttaatataaaatttttcattcatccaaaaaaatataataaccaTTGAagaaaccaaaattttcaaaaaaactaaCAAGTTCATATCATACAAATAGAGCGTAATCAATAATGCCAACATCAATTGAAAGTATAGTGCATTTTACAGATACTATTTGAGTAATAAGACCCCACAAAAGCTCCTcaaaagggagaagaaaaaaggaagtgAAAAAGAAGTAACACTACTGCTGCTTACACTCCGGAGGGCGCTCACCTTGCTGACCTTCCCCAGCTAGTGCTCTTCCACTTTTCTGCAGTTCATAATAATAAACCAGAAGTTATTACATCACTAACCCAACGTAACAATCTCTTAGAATCCGTAAATAATATTATGTCAGATCATCTCACCTTGGGTCGAGTAGAAGACTGCAAGATTCAACGAAAAGatcagaaagaaagaaaaaaaaacattagcaTTTTGAACTTACAAATCTATCTGATTTTCAAATTAAGAACTCAAATAGCACACGATAAGTGATTTCATCTTGATGATATCTGTACCTTCTTCCTGCTCTTGCCTTCCTCTTCCTTTTCctcctcatcctcatcctcctcatcctcctcatcctcatcctcatcaccttcatcatcttcattctcgtcatcatcttcatcatcatctcctATATCCCCAAACTCATCCCCCTGTACAGCCTCCCCCGTAAACCATGAAACCGCATGAGGGATGATTTTATCCCGAATTGTTGATCTACACAGCAATACCAACTAAGGGTCATTACAGAAAACAATAATATGTTCGGATGACTAGACAACACATACCCCCTTCCTATGCTAAATACCCTTTCAAGCATTCAGACAACTACAGAGTATATCACGATTCAAATGGGTCATGAGtaattcattttgttttctgtggCATGTGAAATATCCCCCCTTCATGGTATGCCACCAAAATTTGTTTATTCGGGAAAAAAACATTGATATTTTTCCACATCGTCTGTCCTATCCTTTTCATTTGTAATGACTATAttactaaaaaagtaatataGGATAAACCAATTCATATCGGATGCCTAGCAAACTCCAACGTTACCAATCGAGCAGGTTTATCACATGCACAAGAGACAcctcaaaatgataaaaatatatttccgCTTAACTTTAGAATGCCCCATCAAATGATAAGCTAGAAGTGTTATCTCACACAATAGAAAATTACGTTCTAATGctcaagtaaaaagaaaatgcagAGACTTACCCAATGTCATAGTCCTGCTCCATTTGATTTTGAAGTTCTTCAGCCTGACAATAGATCACAAAATTCAGGAACAATAGTATTTATTATACTTCCAATCACCTTATCATCTGTTATACATGACAACTGAACTTACAGTATCTTCATCAAGATCCTCATCATCCTCAGGGACCTGTGGAGGGTTAAAGAAGTTAAAGAAGCTTTCACAACTCTCAGTTTTTGTGATGGGTTTGGCATTCTTAGATCCCTTTCTTGGCTTCTTCTTCAGGATCTTCTGCGTCAAGCTTTTCCCTGGATGCCATTCAATCTCCGTCCTAGAAAACACCCCAACATAAGAAGAGACTCAAAGAAAGAGAGGACAAAACATTCATTAGAAAACAGAGATTAAATTACCCAATCGCTTTCTCTAATATAGGCTCATCGTCATCAATCATGTGATATGTTTTTGTAAGGACAGAATTTGTGAAATAAGGGTTTGGATCAAAGAAGAAATCCAGCTTAAAACCCTTTGGATTGTCAATTCTGCACCACTTTATATCTTTGAGGTACTTGAGAGCTCCTTCATCACGCTCCGAGATCTATTCCAGGAAACAGTAAATCATTTTTCCACAATCAATTCAATGGATGAATAACATAGACAATGGAGAAATCTTCTCACCTCCTCAGCTAGTACTTCATTAGTCTTCATAGCTGTAAGCCAGAAGTCAGGCACTCCTTTCTCTGCATTTCCAGATGAAATCAAACATCAAGTTCAAGGAAAGATGGTTAAGTATAGATAATAGATTGAAATTTTGAGAGGTACCTTCTGCAGCTTTGTCCTCTTCTTTATCCGCAGGAGCTTCATTTGCAACTCCTTCAACTTCCACTACACCATTCACAATCTCGTATCTCTGCAAGGACCCAATAAACAGATGAATTAACTGAAAAGGATATATGAGCCAGCCCTGTAAATCAACAAAACTGGTAGAGCAGTTGAATTCCATTGATCCTAGTCtatttttgacaaataaatCTCTAACCTGGAAAACTTCATAACGATAATGTAGTGATATCAATAAATATGATGCAAAACTTACTGCCTGTcagtatcatatatatatacctttgtGTAAAGCGGTTCATAAAGTTTCTGGTATTTAGCTTCCAATGCCGCTCTCTCCTCAAAAAACTTTGCCTCCAGCTCATCATGTTGGTTCTGCAAATTGAGAATGAGTAAGGTTATATCCAACTCTATATTTGAAGATCAAATGAATCATATGCTCAAACTAGCAGCCCGCTCACAAAGACCACTGAGTTCAAAGGCTAGCTGAGCGCTTGTCAGGGTGCTTGGGTGAGGCAAGATTCCCTATAGCCTAAACACCCTTGAGGCGAGGAAACTTTGCAGACGCATCAAGTCAAGCACCTCTGAACAGGCACTACAAGTATGAAGCCCATTAAAGAACAGCTCTTGCCAAATTTGCTTTTAGTAACCCCCAATTATGTATTCACACTTACCCAAATAACAAAGGGGAATATGCTCGTTCAGTTAAGAGCTCCTGTGCGTACGGGCCTTgcactttttttataaaattttacatTACttttatatgtgtgtgtgtgtgtgtgtgtgtgtgtgtgtgtgtttccaTTCAATGATATCTTCCTTAAAGAAGTATCAatctatatatacacacatcCATATTTCAAGCGTTGCATGACATTAGTCATTCTGGTACTATACTCAAGTAAGTGATTCACAATCATTCAAGTGATATACTTGAATGTGTGGCTGTCATTCTCAGAGGTTATCCAAGGCATCATAAAGAATCCTTTTGCAAACCAATATctaaaggaaaacaaataaagaaagaaataatgcaACAAGCATAGACCTGTCCACTACGGCCACAGGGGGACAATACATTAGTCGAGTAAACCATGCTAAGCAAACCCACTACTAAACAATTAAAGGTCACATATGGTTTTCATGCATACATCGCATTATACAACTTACACCAGagaatataaaattaatgttattaaGATTAGCAGCAAAAGTTTGAAGTCTATACAAAAATGTAAaccatagaaaaacaaaattcataacTGATAGCATTTTGAGGCAAGCTAACCTGAATCTCTCTCAGAACCTCAACGCGCTTCCTTACTTTGGGTGACAGAGTTTCTAAGATATCTGAATGCCCAGCGGCCAAACTCTGAAGCTTATCCTgcacaaacatcaaaacacatTTAACAGTGCATCGTCAGAAAAATAAGACCCCAGAATCAACATATCTATTTCGCACTggaattagattttttttaaaaataaaataaaataaaatctgaaaACCATCTTTAAAACTGGAAAAGAATCCTAAAGGACTCATCCTTTTACATTTGTTTCTGCTTGCCTCTTTCAAAATGcacaaaccatttttttttttttttccattctaAAATCAATTGATTTCCATGACATTACCCTAAAAATAGCTTTTAAACGCCCACAAAAAATTCACCATCAAACTGGCCCTTAATTAACTGATTATAATAAACGCTACCAAAACCATCTTCATTTTGCACAAAGAAAACTTGCCTTGAGCGCATTAACAAGACCAGCACGATCCTCCGCACTCAGAGCTATACACAACAATAAACACAGCTCAGAACTCATTGCACTTCCAACAGCAGAAAGCTACTATCAACATTTCTAACATATAATCATAAACATacacacaatatatatacatgtatgtgGGTTTACCTGTTTGATTTTATAACtaagataaaattcaaacagTTTCACATAAtacaagagggaaaaaaattcaaaggtaCCAGACCAATTTGAAGGACTAAAGCTAAGAACAGTTTCCACCAAATAAtgccatgtatatatatatatattgtgtgtgtctgcgtgtgtgtgtgtatatatatatatatatatatagagagagagagagagagagagagagagagattagggTTTAGTTACCGGCGGCGGCGGCAGGGAGGGAGGAGCCGAGATCGGACATGTCgaagttttcctttttgttgttACTCATTTCTTCTAAGCTCTGTTTGGAGggcgagaaaaaaaaacaaaaaaagaaaggcgAACCCTAGAGAAGGAAATGAGGGGAAGTGGGGAAAGAGGGAGGGAAAATAAGAGGAGAGAAAGGGCAAGTGCGACCgttcttctctcactctctcgttGGAGTTTTGGGTTTTATATGATGACAACGACGAAGATGATGATGTGGAGGAGGAGGGCGATGTGTGTCACGCGCCGATGGAGAGCGTGGTCATCACGGGCCAATTGGGTGGCAACTACGTGAGGATATCAGTTGGGGCCCAGCCAACTGTGTTTATGCTatgattttccatttttcataaTCAATCATACAAaacgtgaaagaaaaaaaaaaataataataataatatatatatatatatatatatatatatatatattcttccgAAACGGCAAAACGTGAAGTGATTTAGTGATTAAccatcattttatatatttaaatatattttataatttttttttttttgaccacGCAAACGTTGCGTGGTGTATGTTTTtgttgaataaataaaataataattgtagAAGAAACTAATTTCATGTAAATCACATAATGAATATTCTCTCCTTTGTCTTTAtgttagcaaaaaaaataaaatttttaaatgtttgggAAAATTGTTCTCAGGCAGTATGCTCATTTAACGTTTCTTTCATGAATCGTGAAACATGGCTATAGTCATAGGACCCATGAAATACTTGctcaagaagaaaaaggttCACATCCTCCTCAGCCAATATGTGGCAATTTAAGTATTCGACAACCCAAAGACCACTCACTTGGGCCTGTTTTGCCCGCTCACCTAGACGAGTCCTGTTATCAAGCTGCCAAGAGATAGACAAGTGTCTGCCAAAATCTGatgtggctttattaaaaaaataataataataaattgtagaaaaatccctcttcctagtcctgctagatttttttttttttttgttaaatttttatgagttaatatttagttctaatgcctcaaaatttattttttgatttaaaactaaaacctaggggtgGAAAATTAACCCTTTAAAGATTGTATCACCCAAAAGagattcgatcatcctaaatttagtgtaaatgcctcaaatttggtactaatacctcaaatttaaatttctctttaatattttatcttcttcaattcaaaaaaaaaaaaaaaaatggtaaaatgtCTGACAGTTGGCTACCTCATGGCAGCCGTAAATCTCTACTCCACCTAGACCCAAGCGTAGCTTTCCCAAGTATCAGCTAGCGAACAGACAATCATTCCCATAACAGCTCGCGTAACAATATTCTCTCACGCTTTCCATTGACTTTCCTAATG
It contains:
- the LOC132186716 gene encoding nucleosome assembly protein 1;4-like; this encodes MSNNKKENFDMSDLGSSLPAAAAALSAEDRAGLVNALKDKLQSLAAGHSDILETLSPKVRKRVEVLREIQNQHDELEAKFFEERAALEAKYQKLYEPLYTKRYEIVNGVVEVEGVANEAPADKEEDKAAEEKGVPDFWLTAMKTNEVLAEEISERDEGALKYLKDIKWCRIDNPKGFKLDFFFDPNPYFTNSVLTKTYHMIDDDEPILEKAIGTEIEWHPGKSLTQKILKKKPRKGSKNAKPITKTESCESFFNFFNPPQVPEDDEDLDEDTAEELQNQMEQDYDIGSTIRDKIIPHAVSWFTGEAVQGDEFGDIGDDDEDDDENEDDEGDEDEDEEDEEDEDEEEKEEEGKSRKKSSTRPKKSGRALAGEGQQGERPPECKQQ